Proteins from a genomic interval of Lycium ferocissimum isolate CSIRO_LF1 chromosome 2, AGI_CSIRO_Lferr_CH_V1, whole genome shotgun sequence:
- the LOC132048004 gene encoding uncharacterized protein LOC132048004 yields MTVQQPMARGACFECGETGHYARECPRSRQGSRVQTSRPPALPARGGGYSSRGGSQSGRGGHQPSRGGHQSGRGSAQSVRGGSQAVRGGRGGTQSEGGRAHFYAFSGRPEAEASDAIITDFDRSEALRKGKTLV; encoded by the exons ATGACAGTTCAGCAGCCTATGGCCAGAGGAGCATGTTTTGAGTGTGGTGAGACAGGGCATTACGCGAGAGAGTGTCCTAGATCCAGGCAGGGTTCCAGAGTTCAGACATCTAGGCCTCCAGCACTGCCAGCTAGAGGAGGAGGATATTCTAGTAGAGGGGGTTCGCAGTCGGGCAGGGGTGGCCATCAGCCTAGCAGAGGTGGTCATCAGTCTGGTAGGGGCAGCGCTCAGTCAGTGAGAGGAGGATCTCAGGCAGTCCGTGGTGGTCGTGGAGGTACACAGTCCGAGGGTGGACGTGCccatttctatgctttttcggGTAGACCAGAGGCCGAGGCCTCTGATGCGATTATCACAG attttgatcgttcagaggctctacggaaagggaagacattagtttga